The following is a genomic window from Dermatophilaceae bacterium Soc4.6.
GGTGGCTGGCCCCGAGGTCGCCGAGCAGTTCCATCGCACGCTGGTAGTCGACGTCGTCGTAGTGCTCGCGCCAGCGCCCGAGGATGGCGTAGCTGGCGGTGACCACGACGTTGCCGACGATCTCGTCGTGCGGGATCCGCTCGGCCATCACCGCGCTCGAGAGCCCGATCCGCGGTCGCAGCTCGAAGACGTCGACCGCTCCGAGCACCTCCCCGAGGACCCCCACGACGCCACGCGTGGGGTGGATGCGGGCGGCAGCCAGCTGCAGCAGGGTCGTCTTGCCGGCGCCGTTGGGCCCCAGCACCACCCAGCGCTCCCCCTCTTCGACCTCCCAGGTCACGTCGTCGAGCAGCAGGGTGCCTCCGCGCTCGACGCAGACGCCTGCGAAGGCCAGGACGTCGCTCATGCGGCCCCACAGTAGACGAGCGGACCTCCGGTGCGGACAGCGGCTCGCCGGGACCGGCCGCCCCGCACACCGGACGGTGCCGCCGGCGAACTACCGTGGCTCGGTGTCCTCTTTGCCGCTCTCCGTCCGCACTGCCCTGTGGGTGACCGCGGCGTGGCACGGTCACGGTGGGCTGACCGACCTCGACGAGGCCATCGCCGCGGCCCACCCCGACCTCGACCACGTCGAGGGAGACCTCGGTCGGGTCGTGGTGTGGCGTGAGCTCGGCGAGAGCGCCCTGCTGGTTGCCCTGCCCCGACCGGGCGACGTCTCCGGGATGCCGCGCACCGCTCCCGACGCCGCGGCCGCCGCCGCCGCGGCCGGCGAGTGCGTCTTCGTGGCCGGTGTGGGTGGCCTGCTCGTGCCCGAGCTGGCGGTCTTCGGGTCGGAGGGTGACGAGGGCACGATGGCGCGGTGGTCGGCCCACGACGCCGAGCCCGTGGCCAGGCACGTGCTCGAGTCCCTCGACCTGAGCGACCTCGAGCGCTCGCTGGCCCGCGCTGTGGCCGACGGCGCCGAGTCGCTCGAGTCCGTGGAGGGCCGACCCTGGACGCCGGGGCCCCGCGAGGACGCCGACCGGGCCCTCGGCGCGGCCGTGTGGGGCCTGCCGGGCGGTCTCCCGCCGCGGGCGGTGCGGGTCATGACCACGGCCGCGCGCCTGGGGGTGATCGCCGACGAGGGCCTGGCTCTGTCCGCCGCAGGCCCGGCCCTCGATGTGCACACCTCCGGGCACCGCGAGCTCAGTCTGCGGCGGCTCGCCGTGGCGGCCGACCACGCCCTCGCCGGCGCGACCAACGTGGCCGTGATGAGCATCGCCGGCTGGCGGCCGGCGTGACCCCCGGCGTGACCCCCGGCGCGACGAGGGGCGCGACGACCGCCGGGCCCGGCTCCGGGCCCGGCGACGGGCGCCGTCGGCACTACGCGGACTTCTACGACGGGCTCGGCTCCGACGCCGACCGGACCTCGCGCCGACCGGTGCTCGCGGTGGTGGGCAACTGCCAGGCCGAGTCGCTGCGGCTGGTGCTCGAGGACGACGACCTGCGCACCGTGCGGGTCCCGGCCGTGCACGAGTGGACCGCCGACGACCTCGGGCCGCTCCGCGCGCTGCTGCCCCGGCTCGACCTGCTCGTCACCCAGCCCGTGGCCGCCGGCTACCGCGGCCTGCCGATCGGCACGCGGCAGCTGCTGGCGCACACGTCACCGACGCTGCGTCAGGTGCTCGTCCCGAGCCTGCGGTATGCCGGTCGCTCCCCCCACCACGTGCTCGTCCACCCCCCGCACCTGCCGCAGCCCGACCCGCCGGTGGTGCCCTACCACGACCTTCGGACCGTGGTGCGGGCCGCGTGGGCAGGGGTCGGTCAGGCCGCTCCCCCCACGCCACGGCTCACCCGGGCGGCGGTGCTGGCTGTGGCTGCCGACTCCGTGGCCGAGCTGCGACGGCGCGAGGCGCAGCACGGGACCCTCGTCGCCAGCGACCTGCTCGAGATCGCCGCGCGCCCGCAGATGCGCACCATCAACCACCCGGGCAACGACCTCTTCGCCGCGATGGCGGTGAGGATCCGGGCCGCCCTGGGGCTCGCAGCCCGCCCGACCCGGCTGACCCGACCGCTGCTCAACGGCCTCCACGCCCCGGTCGAGCCTGCGGTCGCCGACGTCTTCGGCGACGTCGCCGCTCGAGCGGGGTGGGTGGTCGAGGGTGCGGTGGTCGACGTCGAGACGATCGAGGCGGCCCAGCTGCGTTGGTACGAGGGGCGGCCGGACGTCGTCGCCGAGATCGTGGGCCGATCGGAGCGCCAGCTGGCGCACCTCGGACTCGTGGCGCCGAGGTCTGAGCGGTGGACCGAGGCTCAGCCCAGCACCGAGCGGTAGACCTCCAGGGTCCGGTCGCCGATGGTCGCCCAGGAGAAGCTGTCGATGGCCCGCTGTCGACCGGCACGACCCATTCGCCGGGCTCGATCGGGGTCGGAGACGGCGTTGGTGAGGGCGGCCGCGAGGTCCGAGACGAAGCGCTCCGGGTCGACCGGGATACCACTGCCGTCGGTCACCTGATCGATGGGCACGAGCCAGCCGGTCTCGCCGTCGACGACCACCTCGGGGATGCCCCCGGTGGCGGTCGCCACGACGGCGAGCTCGCAGGCCATGGCCTCGAGGTTGACGATGCCGAGCGGCTCGTAGACCGACGGGCACGCGAAAACCGTTGCCGCAGAAAGGATCGCGACCACCTGTGCTCGGGGCAGCATCTCCTGGATCCAGACGATCCCGTCGCGGTGGGCACGCAGCTCGGCCACGAGCCCCTCGACCTCGGCGAGGATCTCGGGGGTGTCCGGGGCGCCGGCGCACAGCACGAGCTGCACCTCCGGCGGGAGGGCGGCGGCCGCGCGGAGCAGGTAGGGCAGACCCTTCTGACGCGTGATGCGCCCGACGAAGACGACCGACGGCCGGTCGGGGTCGATCCCGTGGCTGCGCACGACGTCGAGGTCGTCCGCCTTCTGCCAGAGCTGCGAGTCGATCCCGTTGTGCACGACGTGGACCCGGCCGGGATCGAGCGAGGGATAGCTGGCGAGGATGTCGGCTCGCATCCCGGCGCTGACGGCGACGACGGCCGCGGCGGCCTCGTAGGCGGTGCGCTCGGCGAAGGAGGAGACGCGGTAGCCACCGCCCAGCTGCTCGGCCTTCCACGGTCGCATCGGCTCCAGGGAGTGGGCGGTGACGACGTGTGGCATGCCGCCGAGCAACGACGCCACGTGGCCACCGAAGTTGGCGTACCAGGTGTGCGAGTGGACGAGGTCGGCCCCCACGCAGTCCTGCGCCATGGTGAGGTCGACGCCGAGCGTCTGCAGGGCCGGGTTCGCGGTGCTCAGCTCGGCGAGGTCGGCGTAGGCGGACGTGCCTGCCTCGTCGCGCGGCGCACCGAAGCAGCGCACCTGCACGTCGATGTCGCCGCGCTCGCGCAGGGCCCGCACGAGCTCGGCCACATGGACCCCCGCGCCGCCGTAGACCGCCGGGGGGTACTCCTTGCTCAGGATGTCAACGCGCACGCACCGCACCCTAGTGCGCAGGGGGCGCCGCTGGAAGCCTGTCCATCACTGCGGCCAGCCACTCGCGTGGGACCGCCTCACCGACCTAAGGTGAGCCCATGGCGCGACGGACGCAGAATGCAAAGGTGCTGGCGATCGTCCTGGCTGGCGGCGAGGGCAAGCGACTGATGCCCTTGACCGCCGACCGGGCAAAACCCGCGGTGCCCTTCGGCGGGATCTATCGGCTGGTCGACTTCGCCCTGTCGAACGTCGTCAACAGCGGGTACCTCAAGGTGGTCGTGCTGACGCAGTACAAGTCGCACAGCCTCGACAAGCACGTCACGTCGCTGTGGCGCATGTCGACGCTCCTCGGCAACTACGTCGCCCCGGTCCCTGCCCAGCAACGCGTCGGGAAGAACTGGTACCTCGGCAGCGCCGACGCCATCTTCCAGAGCCTGAACCTCCTGGCGGACGACAGGCCCGACATCGTCGTGGTGGTGGGCGCCGACCACGTCTACCGCATGGACTTCTCGCAGATGGTCGACCAGCACATCGAGACGGGGGCCGGCGTCACGGTCGCAGCCATCCGTCAGCCCATCGAGCTCGCCGACCAGTTCGGCGTGATCGAGGTCGACGACGACGACCGGCGCAAGATCGGCAAGTTCCGCGAGAAGCCGACCGACGCCAAGGGTCTGCCCGACGCCCCGCACGAGGTCCTCGCGTCGATGGGCAACTACGTCTTCGACGCCGACGTGCTCATCGACGCCGTCACCAGCGACCACACGCTCGAGGGCAGCAAGCACGACATGGGTGGAGACATCGTGCCCGCGTTCGTGCGCGACGACCGCGGCTACGTCTACGACTTCAAGGACAACGTCGTGCCCGGGTCGACCGAGCGCGACCAGGGCTACTGGCGTGACGTCGGCACGATGGACTCGTACTACGACGCCAACATGGACCTCATCTCGGTGCACCCCGTCTTCAACCTCTACAACTACGAGTGGCCGATCTACACCTCCACCGGCTCCCTGCCTCCGGCGAAGTTCGTGCACGGGCACGGCGACCGCGTGGGGGAGGCCCGCAACTCGGCCGTCTCCCCCGGTGTGGTGATCAGCGGTGGTCAGGTGTCGGGCTCGGTCATCGCCCCGCGGGTCAACGTGCACTCCTACGCCTCGATCAGCGACAGCGTGATCCTCGACGGCGTCGACGTGGGCCGCTACGCCACCATCCGCCGCGCGATCGTCGACAAGAA
Proteins encoded in this region:
- the glgC gene encoding glucose-1-phosphate adenylyltransferase, whose translation is MARRTQNAKVLAIVLAGGEGKRLMPLTADRAKPAVPFGGIYRLVDFALSNVVNSGYLKVVVLTQYKSHSLDKHVTSLWRMSTLLGNYVAPVPAQQRVGKNWYLGSADAIFQSLNLLADDRPDIVVVVGADHVYRMDFSQMVDQHIETGAGVTVAAIRQPIELADQFGVIEVDDDDRRKIGKFREKPTDAKGLPDAPHEVLASMGNYVFDADVLIDAVTSDHTLEGSKHDMGGDIVPAFVRDDRGYVYDFKDNVVPGSTERDQGYWRDVGTMDSYYDANMDLISVHPVFNLYNYEWPIYTSTGSLPPAKFVHGHGDRVGEARNSAVSPGVVISGGQVSGSVIAPRVNVHSYASISDSVILDGVDVGRYATIRRAIVDKNVVVPEHAEIGVDHDHDRARGFWVTESGLTVVGKGQTVTP
- a CDS encoding WcbI family polysaccharide biosynthesis putative acetyltransferase is translated as MTPGVTPGATRGATTAGPGSGPGDGRRRHYADFYDGLGSDADRTSRRPVLAVVGNCQAESLRLVLEDDDLRTVRVPAVHEWTADDLGPLRALLPRLDLLVTQPVAAGYRGLPIGTRQLLAHTSPTLRQVLVPSLRYAGRSPHHVLVHPPHLPQPDPPVVPYHDLRTVVRAAWAGVGQAAPPTPRLTRAAVLAVAADSVAELRRREAQHGTLVASDLLEIAARPQMRTINHPGNDLFAAMAVRIRAALGLAARPTRLTRPLLNGLHAPVEPAVADVFGDVAARAGWVVEGAVVDVETIEAAQLRWYEGRPDVVAEIVGRSERQLAHLGLVAPRSERWTEAQPSTER
- a CDS encoding ABC transporter ATP-binding protein; protein product: MSDVLAFAGVCVERGGTLLLDDVTWEVEEGERWVVLGPNGAGKTTLLQLAAARIHPTRGVVGVLGEVLGAVDVFELRPRIGLSSAVMAERIPHDEIVGNVVVTASYAILGRWREHYDDVDYQRAMELLGDLGASHLADRTYGTLSEGERKRVQIARALMADPEVMLLDEPAAGLDLGGREDLVGRLGALAADTDAPALVLVTHHVEEIPPHFTDVLLLREGRVVAAGPLEPTLTAANLSTAFGLPLVVERHGQRWSARAATD
- the glgA gene encoding glycogen synthase is translated as MRVDILSKEYPPAVYGGAGVHVAELVRALRERGDIDVQVRCFGAPRDEAGTSAYADLAELSTANPALQTLGVDLTMAQDCVGADLVHSHTWYANFGGHVASLLGGMPHVVTAHSLEPMRPWKAEQLGGGYRVSSFAERTAYEAAAAVVAVSAGMRADILASYPSLDPGRVHVVHNGIDSQLWQKADDLDVVRSHGIDPDRPSVVFVGRITRQKGLPYLLRAAAALPPEVQLVLCAGAPDTPEILAEVEGLVAELRAHRDGIVWIQEMLPRAQVVAILSAATVFACPSVYEPLGIVNLEAMACELAVVATATGGIPEVVVDGETGWLVPIDQVTDGSGIPVDPERFVSDLAAALTNAVSDPDRARRMGRAGRQRAIDSFSWATIGDRTLEVYRSVLG